In Haematobia irritans isolate KBUSLIRL chromosome 1, ASM5000362v1, whole genome shotgun sequence, a genomic segment contains:
- the Ir87a gene encoding ionotropic receptor 87a yields MYACRVQMCKVMSFLWLLLALASLLRSANAQGFGINLIKIPEEDRGQIICTIALLEKYFYSGESLSGSVLHVSLTTAALHIQKSLIQALHENPKYPWTVVVKDVHRRGEVSSPDFTLHEKPQCYFMVINDMDDEDMDDIFENWKSNVNWNPLAQFVVYMSSVEETAEEMTDIMTEVLLNFMNKKIYNVNIIGQNEEESYFYGKSVFPYHPDNNCGNRVITVETLDLCDFPEGEKDEEEEDEDEEEHVLFSQTILETRYEVENSNELHKGYIAKCSHTDNDLEEKTTNNITDISKRLARITIDNQTSEDSPAFYIEEMYRALFLDKFPKDLSGCPLVAAYRPWEPYIFNEALVEADKRNPMENHLEGDDTYGTGDDGVFDYKSYEDQLNSDGETPMSVEIRLNGIEYKMIQTIGERLHIRIDLQVENKNVYHLFQKLIDGDIEMVVGGIDEDPSISQYVSSTIPYHQDDLTWCVAKARRSYSLFSFMATFDEIAWILTLFFIFAASLSISIMRKYLKIHLYCFRTYFSTNMYVMGVILSQAINLPRIPTSLQLCFGTTFFMGLIFSNVYQSFLISTLTTPKSSYQISHTDEIYANRMNVMGSVDNVRHLSKEGKIFRYVREHFHMCYNIEECLHRAATDPKLAVAVSRQHSFYNPRIPRDHLYCFDRNENIYVYLVTMLLPKKFHLLHKINPVIQHIIESGHMHKWARDLDMRRKIIEEIQRAHEEPFKSLTLHQVAGPFAFSSILLLLALCMFAMEHFIYWLVICRRTRLKLAKFLHRKLQ; encoded by the exons ATGTATGCTTGTCGTGTTCAAATGTGCAAGGTGATGTCGTTTCTGTGGTTGTTATTGGCTTTAGCGTCGCTTTTAAGATCAGCAAATGCTCAAGGTTTCGGTATCAATCTGATAAAAATACCTGAGGAGGATCGAGGACAAATTATCTGCACTATTGCCttattagagaaatatttctattctGGAGAATCGCTGTCGGGATCGGTTCTTCACGTAAGCCTCACAACGGCTGCGCTTCATATACAGAAATCGCTAATTCAAGCTTTGCACGAAAACCCTAAATATCCTTGGACCGTTGTGGTCAAGGATGTGCATAGACGTGGCGAAGTTTCATCTCCAGACTTTACCTTACATGAAAAGCCCCAATGCTATTTCATGGTAATTAACGACATGGACGACGAAGATATGGATGATATATTTGAGAATTGGAAATCGAATGTGAATTGGAATCCATTAGCCCAGTTTGTGGTCTATATGTCTTCAGTGGAGGAGACGGCCGAAGAAATGACAGACATAATGACGGAAGTCTTGTTGAACTTTATGAACAAGAAAATCTACAACGTCAATATTATCGGGCAGAATGAGGAGGAgagttatttttatggaaagtcGGTATTTCCATATCATCCCGACAATAATTGTGGCAATCGAGTTATAACCGTAGAGACTCTTGATCTTTGTGATTTTCCTGAAGGTGAAAAAGACGAAGAGGAGGAGGACGAAGACGAAGAAGAG cATGTTCTATT CTCGCAGACGATTTTG GAGACTAGGTACGAAGTGGAGAACTCAAATGAATTACATAAAGGTTATATAGCGAAATGTTCTCATACGGACAATGATCTTGAAGAAAAAACCACCAATAACATTACGGACATCTCAAAACGATTAGCACGAATCACTATCGATAACCAGACTTCGGAGGATAGTCCGGCATTCTACATTGAAGAAATGTATAGAGCTCTGTTTCTGGATAAATTTCCCAAAGATCTAAGCGGGTGTCCTCTAGTAGCAGCATATAGGCCCTGGGAGCCATACATATTCAACGAAGCACTAGTGGAGGCTGATAAGCGCAATCCCATGGAAAATCATTTAGAAGGTGATGATACTTATGGCACCGGTGATGATGGTGTTTTTGACTACAAATCCTACGAGGATCAATTGAATTCCGATGGTGAAACTCCGATGTCAGTGGAAATACGTTTAAATGGTATTGaatataaaatgatacaaaccaTAGGAGAACGTTTGCACATACGAATAGACCTGCAAGTAGagaataaaaatgtgtatcatttgTTCCAGAAACTTATTGATGG TGACATCGAAATGGTGGTTGGCGGCATTGATGAGGATCCCAGTATTAGTCAATATGTGTCGAGTACTATACCCTATCACCAGGACGACCTGACGTGGTGCGTAGCGAAGGCTCGGCGCTCGTATAGCCTTTTCAGTTTTATGGCTACATTTGATGAGATTGCTTGGATACTCACATTATTTTTCATATTCGCCGCATCCCTTAGCATATCGATAATGCGAAAATATCTAAAAATTCACCTCTACTGCTTTAGAACTTATTTCAGCACCAACATGTATGTTATGGGTGTCATTCTGAGCCAGGCTATCAATTTGCCGCGCATTCCCACCAGCCTGCAACTGTGTTTCGGTACCACCTTTTTTATGGGACTGATTTTCAGCAATGTATACCAGAGCTTCCTCATCAGCACATTAACGACACCCAAATCATCCTATCAAATCAGCCACACCGATGAGATTTATGCCAATCGTATGAATGTCATGGGAAGTGTCGATAATGTGCGTCATCTCAGCAAAGAGGGCAAA ATTTTTCGATATGTTCGCGAACATTTCCATATGTGCTACAACATTGAAGAGTGCCTGCATCGTGCAGCTACAGATCCCAAATTGGCGGTGGCCGTTTCACGACAACATTCTTTCTATAACCCTCGCATTCCCAGGGATCATCTCTACTGTTTCGATCgcaatgaaaatatttacgtaTACTTGGTGACAATGTTGCTGCCGAAGAAGTTCCACTTGCTTCACAAGATCAACCCTGTCATACAACACATCATTGAATCCGGTCACATGCACAAATGGGCACGGGATTTGGATATGCGTCGCAAGATTATAGAAGAGATTCAGCGAGCCCATGAGGAGCCGTTTAAAAGTTTGACACTTCACCAGGTAGCAGGGCCTTTTGCATTCAGTAGCATTTTGCTTTTGCTCGCGTTGTGTATGTTCGCAATGGAGCATTTCATTTACTGGCTGGTGATTTGTCGCAGGACCCGTTTAAAACTAGCCAAGTTTCTACATAGGAAATTACagtaa